TCGAGATTCTCGGCGATTTCGCCGCCGATCTGGTGGTCGAGGGTGTCGGAGAAGGTGGTGATGATATGCATGGCCTTGCTGATACCTTCGGCCTTGGCCACCATGTCGCGGTTGGCCAATCCCTTGATGGCGCGGACCGTGTGACGGATGGCGGCGTCGTAGAGCATGATCAGAATCTGCTCGGGGGGTGCCTGATTGACCTGATTCTGCTGATACTGGTTCCAGAAGGCATTCATTATTTTTTACTCCACATGTTTTGCAGCATGGTCATCTGTTGGGTCAGGTAATCGCCCTGCGCGTTGAGGGCGCTCACCAGGGTTTCCATGGCGTTGAACTGGTCGAGCAGACGCTGTTCCCGTTTGTCGAGGCGGTCCTGAATGCGCTCGATATTGGCATTGATCCGTTCGATGGTGCGGTTGATGCTTTCCTCGCGCGAGGTGAGAAAACCGGTGCTGTCATCGGTCAGGGATTCGAGCGTCGTTTCGAATTTGGTCGCTATGCCCTCGGTGGTGTCGTTGCCGGCAAGCAGGCTGACGATGCTGTCGAGGTCACGGTCGATGGCGTCGGACAGCTGGGTGTCGTCGACTACCAGGGTTCCGTCCCGCTGGGTCTCCAGCCCGAGGTCGGCCAGGCTCTGGAAACTGCCGCCGGTATCGACTACGGTGGTGAGCAGGTTCTGCAGACGACGCTTGATGCTGTTCATGCCGGCATCGCCCGCCAGCACTCCGGCGTTTTGGCCGTCCTTTGCCGACTGGCTGGAGACGAACGTCATGATCTTGTTGTAACTGTCGACAAAGGACTTGATCTTGTTCTTGGTGGCGTCCCGATCGATTGTCACGGTCAGGGTTGCCGTGGTGGCGCCGCCGTCGGCCTGGTCGACGCTGAAGGTGACGCCCGGAATGGCGTCGGTGAAGACATTGCTGTTGCTGTAGATGTCGACACCGTCAACCTGAACGTGCGCCTGGCTCGCCTGTTGCGTTTCGGTCAGAACGGGATTGGCGTAGCTGCCGCCGGTCAATCCCGAAAAGTCAATGTCGAAGCCGACGTCGGCGGGATCGCCTGCCGTCTTGCCTGAGACCACCAGCCGGTACGGGCTGGTGGTCCCGTCGTTGATGATGGCGGCCATGATCCCGAGATTGGCGTCGTTGATGGCGCCCACGATCCCTTCCAGGGAGTTGTTGGTGCTGTCGATGGTGATGTCGTGACTTACGCCGCCGACAGTGACGGTGATGGTGCCGGTACCGAACGACGCGGCGGTCTTGTCGGCATAGCCCTGGGAGATATCCTTCTCCACCTGGGCGAAGCTGAACGACTTGATCTGGTAGCTCCCCTCCATGGCGGAGGATGTGGTCGTGCTGACCGAAACCAGGGGCTCACCGGTTACCTGGCTTTTTCGTCCCTGTAGGTCGTCCGCCTTGGCAAGATCCCTGACCTTGCCGAGCAGTTCCGTCAGCGCGTTGCCCAGAGTTTTGTAGGCGTCGAGACGGGCGTTCTGGTAGTCACGGTCGAGCTTGAGGGTCTCGACCGGTTTGCGTTCGACCTCCATCAGCCCGTCGATGAGGGACGCGGTGTCGATACCAGTTGCCAGACCGTTGAAGTTGATCGTCATGTTGTGATGCCTCTTCGCCTTCTTCAGCTTTCCATGTCGACCATCAGGCCGCGCAGATCCTGCAGGGCCTTGATCGACTTGAGCAGCTCTTCGTTCGGTATCTGGCGAATGACTTCGCCTGTTTGGCGATCGACAACCCGGATGACCAGGGCGTTGACATCTTCGTTCATTTCAAACCGGACGCTGTACTGGCCGTCTTGGGAGAGTTCCTTGATCCTGTCGAACAGTTCCTCGGAATTGACTTTCTTTTCCGCTTTTTCGGGGTCAGGGAGATCCTGTACCGGCAACCGGTCCTGACGGACCTGCTCCGCCGGTTCCTGGGTTTTGGGAGGACCGAGCCCCCCTCCCGGTGTAATTGCCGTGATGCTCATGCCAGCCTCCCTTCGCTAACCATCCGTCTGTTCAGGAAAGGGCGGGGGCCGCCGATCCGGCCCCCGTACCCAGCTTCCCGGTTACTGCAGCAGAGACAGGGCCAGCTGCGGAGCCTGGTTGGCCTGAGCCAGAACCGCGACACCGGCCTGCTGCAGAATGTTGCTCTTGGTCATCGATGCCGTTTCCTGAGCGATGTC
This window of the Geothermobacter ehrlichii genome carries:
- the fliD gene encoding flagellar filament capping protein FliD; the protein is MTINFNGLATGIDTASLIDGLMEVERKPVETLKLDRDYQNARLDAYKTLGNALTELLGKVRDLAKADDLQGRKSQVTGEPLVSVSTTTSSAMEGSYQIKSFSFAQVEKDISQGYADKTAASFGTGTITVTVGGVSHDITIDSTNNSLEGIVGAINDANLGIMAAIINDGTTSPYRLVVSGKTAGDPADVGFDIDFSGLTGGSYANPVLTETQQASQAHVQVDGVDIYSNSNVFTDAIPGVTFSVDQADGGATTATLTVTIDRDATKNKIKSFVDSYNKIMTFVSSQSAKDGQNAGVLAGDAGMNSIKRRLQNLLTTVVDTGGSFQSLADLGLETQRDGTLVVDDTQLSDAIDRDLDSIVSLLAGNDTTEGIATKFETTLESLTDDSTGFLTSREESINRTIERINANIERIQDRLDKREQRLLDQFNAMETLVSALNAQGDYLTQQMTMLQNMWSKK
- the fliS gene encoding flagellar export chaperone FliS, whose translation is MNAFWNQYQQNQVNQAPPEQILIMLYDAAIRHTVRAIKGLANRDMVAKAEGISKAMHIITTFSDTLDHQIGGEIAENLDALYNFMVRELSRANLNNDPAPLKNVESLLRELRATWTEAIEAYQQQQAEKRAERAGKNAAAGYAQMMP
- a CDS encoding flagellar protein FlaG; translated protein: MSITAITPGGGLGPPKTQEPAEQVRQDRLPVQDLPDPEKAEKKVNSEELFDRIKELSQDGQYSVRFEMNEDVNALVIRVVDRQTGEVIRQIPNEELLKSIKALQDLRGLMVDMES